The following proteins come from a genomic window of Triticum aestivum cultivar Chinese Spring chromosome 6A, IWGSC CS RefSeq v2.1, whole genome shotgun sequence:
- the LOC123129398 gene encoding serine/threonine-protein phosphatase 7 long form homolog: protein MYQKYVAELDTITPEQVEWQPYGADDRLGYTPEFTINPMCLRDRDLWRMRCPLICNWAVEFHLPHRVCRQFGLFQPHPPEWVDTDKALHRLDRRRQRKIKDWDKHHASYVTRFQLCVEEARSSARAKLREHSPLAFDNYIRWLLENTRVEICPPAYNEDILEEPVNFEDLSKGKYNRDVRVGHGVPAVPVINYLNCSVFVFAKMESVSAVWQLTALQRLTVRRCTILCSAQSLGAAPHSAAPVP from the exons atgtaccagaagtacgttgccgagttggacacgattacgcctgagcag gtggaatggcagccatatggcgccGATGACAGACTTGGGTACACCCCGGAGTTTACcatcaacccgatgtgcttgcgggatagggatctctggcgtatgcggtgcccactgatatgcaactgggctgttgagtttcatttgccacatcgcgtgtgtcgtcagtttggtctgttccagcctcacccgccggaATGGGTGGATACggacaaagcacttcatag gttggacaggagaaggcagcggaagataaaggactgggacaagcatcatgcttcgtatgttacccgcttccagctttgTGTGGAGGAAGCTCGTAGCAGTGCACGCGCCAAGCTTCGTGAGCATAGTCcacttgcttttgataactacatacgatggcttcttgaaaatactcgagttgagatatgcccgccggcatataatgaggatattcttgaagaacccgtaaactttgaggatctatcaaaggggaagtacaacagagatgtcaggGTAGGGCACGGAGTccctgctgttccggtgattaactat TTGAATTGTTCAGTATTTGTATTTGCCAAAATGGAATCTGTTTCTGCAGTTTGGCAGTTAACAGCACTGCAGCGCCTGACAGTCAGGCGCTGCACTATACTATGCAGCGCCCAAAGCCTAGGCGCTGCACCTCACAGTGCAGCGCCCGTCCCATAG